Proteins found in one Corynebacterium canis genomic segment:
- the rsmA gene encoding 16S rRNA (adenine(1518)-N(6)/adenine(1519)-N(6))-dimethyltransferase RsmA gives MQNEHSRAALLGPVEIRQLAERLGVTPTKKLGQNFVHDPNTVRRIVAAAEVRAEDHVVEVGPGLGSLTLALLDSVADVTAVEIDPRLAAELPATVAWRAPALAQNLHVVVRDALEVRRQDLPVQPTALVANLPYNVSVPVLLHMLAEFPTIRRVLVMVQAEVADRLAAAPGSKTYGVPSVKASFYGPVKRAGAIGKNVFWPAPKIESGLVAIDRTDPYPSALRATVFPLIDAAFAQRRKTLRAALAGVFGSGAAAEEALRAAGIDPGLRGEKLDIADFVRLAQTVGE, from the coding sequence ATGCAGAATGAACACTCGCGGGCGGCGCTGTTGGGCCCGGTGGAGATCCGCCAGTTGGCGGAGCGGTTGGGCGTGACGCCCACCAAAAAGCTCGGGCAGAATTTTGTCCACGATCCGAACACGGTGCGCCGTATCGTCGCGGCCGCCGAGGTGCGTGCGGAAGATCACGTGGTGGAGGTGGGCCCGGGCCTGGGGTCGTTGACGTTGGCGCTGCTGGATAGCGTGGCCGATGTGACGGCAGTGGAGATTGATCCCCGCCTTGCCGCCGAGCTTCCCGCGACCGTTGCGTGGCGGGCCCCGGCGTTGGCGCAGAATTTGCATGTGGTGGTGCGTGATGCCCTTGAGGTGCGCCGCCAGGATTTGCCGGTGCAGCCGACGGCGTTGGTGGCTAATCTTCCGTACAATGTTTCGGTGCCCGTGTTATTGCACATGCTTGCGGAATTCCCGACGATTCGCCGGGTGCTTGTGATGGTCCAGGCGGAGGTTGCGGACCGTCTCGCAGCGGCCCCGGGTTCCAAGACGTATGGCGTGCCGAGCGTGAAGGCGTCGTTTTATGGCCCGGTGAAGCGTGCCGGGGCGATCGGCAAGAACGTGTTTTGGCCGGCGCCGAAGATTGAGTCCGGTTTGGTGGCTATTGACCGCACCGATCCGTACCCTTCCGCTTTGCGCGCCACAGTGTTTCCGCTTATCGACGCCGCGTTCGCCCAGCGCCGCAAAACCCTCCGCGCCGCGCTCGCCGGTGTGTTCGGTTCGGGGGCGGCTGCGGAGGAGGCCCTGCGAGCGGCCGGTATCGATCCCGGGTTGCGTGGTGAAAAACTTGATATTGCGGATTTTGTCCGTTTGGCCCAAACGGTAGGGGAGTAA
- a CDS encoding TatD family hydrolase, which translates to MAKKKSRPVPVPAPPLPGIVDAHTHLASCGARTPGEVAEIVGRAVGAGVEKLCTVGDGLAEAELALAAAQSNERVFAACAVHPTRALELDEAARARLTNMAADPRCVAVGETGLDTYWIGKSDTCAPLEIQEEALRWHIDLAVASGKALMIHNREADAELMRVLADAPTPRATILHCFSSPLEMAEEALARGYVLSFAGNVTFRRNEELREAARIAPARQLLIETDAPYMTPEPFRGGRNEPAIVGYTAYCLAEVRGQEPAEFAAELNKTFDEVYGILS; encoded by the coding sequence ATGGCTAAGAAGAAGTCTCGTCCGGTTCCTGTTCCTGCGCCGCCGCTACCTGGGATTGTTGATGCGCATACGCATCTTGCGTCGTGTGGGGCGCGCACGCCGGGGGAGGTTGCCGAGATTGTGGGACGGGCGGTAGGGGCGGGCGTCGAGAAGCTTTGTACGGTGGGGGATGGCCTGGCGGAGGCGGAACTGGCCCTTGCCGCCGCGCAGAGTAACGAACGTGTGTTCGCGGCCTGTGCGGTCCATCCGACGCGGGCATTAGAACTGGATGAAGCCGCGCGGGCGCGGCTCACGAACATGGCGGCGGACCCGCGATGCGTGGCGGTAGGGGAGACCGGCCTGGACACGTACTGGATCGGAAAATCGGACACATGTGCGCCCTTGGAGATACAAGAGGAGGCGCTGCGTTGGCACATAGATTTGGCGGTGGCGAGCGGCAAGGCGCTGATGATCCATAATCGAGAAGCGGACGCGGAGCTGATGCGTGTGCTGGCGGACGCTCCCACGCCCAGGGCGACGATCCTGCATTGCTTCTCTTCGCCGCTGGAAATGGCCGAGGAGGCGCTGGCGCGCGGCTATGTGCTGTCCTTCGCAGGCAATGTGACGTTTCGGCGGAATGAGGAGCTGCGGGAGGCGGCCCGGATCGCGCCCGCGCGGCAGCTGCTGATTGAAACGGATGCGCCGTATATGACGCCGGAGCCGTTCCGTGGCGGCCGCAACGAGCCGGCGATCGTGGGGTATACAGCCTACTGTCTTGCGGAGGTGCGCGGGCAGGAGCCAGCCGAGTTCGCGGCCGAGCTTAATAAAACTTTCGACGAGGTTTATGGTATTCTCAGCTGA
- a CDS encoding ABC-F family ATP-binding cassette domain-containing protein, translated as MANLMNLEHVSKSFGLKTLLDDVSLGVQTGDRIGVVGLNGGGKTTLLKVLAGVEKPDAGRVSHVKDLRMAVVTQAAELDPAATVADVVLKPLGVETFEWASNPKVREVLGGLGIVDLGLDTSVGQLSGGERRRINLAAALVQDLDVLILDEPTNHLDVEGVQWLAEYLLAHKAALIVVTHDRWFLDTVVTRTWEVHDGNVDVFEGGYNDWTFARAERARQSDAAEQRRRNLARKELAWLRRGAPARTSKPRYRIEAAEALIANVPAARDTVELLAFSKRRQGKVVIELEDATIETPDGRELVSDLTWRLAPGERIGLVGVNGSGKTTLLRTLAGEHPLAAGRRIEGKTVVLGWLRQELDDLDPDMRLLEAVESVAHYVHFGKKELSASQLAERLGFSAKRQRTPVRDLSGGERRRLQLTRVLMAEPNVLLLDEPTNDLDIDTLQELESLLDSWPGTLVVISHDRYLIERVCDSTWALFGDGKLTNLPGGIDEYLRRRAELSGGQRRAVVDLGGPKATEVVAVPKVDSATRRRLEKEMKSLERKMEKLRDQIAELHERMAANATDVAALTELTTESSLIREDIEAYELQWMELAEQLES; from the coding sequence ATGGCTAACTTAATGAACCTGGAACATGTTTCGAAGTCTTTCGGCTTGAAAACACTTTTGGATGATGTCAGTCTCGGCGTGCAAACAGGCGATCGGATTGGGGTCGTCGGGCTGAATGGGGGCGGGAAAACTACGCTGTTGAAGGTGCTCGCGGGCGTCGAAAAGCCGGATGCGGGGCGGGTGTCCCACGTGAAGGATCTGCGCATGGCGGTGGTGACGCAGGCCGCGGAGCTGGATCCTGCGGCTACGGTCGCTGATGTGGTCCTGAAGCCGCTTGGCGTGGAAACGTTCGAATGGGCGTCGAATCCCAAGGTGCGCGAGGTGCTCGGCGGGCTGGGCATCGTGGATCTCGGCCTGGATACGTCGGTCGGCCAGCTATCCGGTGGGGAACGCCGCCGCATCAACCTCGCCGCCGCATTGGTGCAGGACCTTGACGTGCTGATCCTCGACGAGCCGACGAACCACCTCGATGTGGAGGGCGTGCAATGGCTGGCGGAATACCTGCTTGCGCACAAGGCCGCATTGATCGTGGTCACCCACGACCGCTGGTTCTTGGACACCGTGGTCACGCGCACGTGGGAGGTGCACGATGGAAACGTAGATGTGTTCGAAGGCGGCTATAACGATTGGACGTTCGCACGCGCCGAGCGTGCTCGGCAGTCGGACGCGGCGGAACAGCGGCGTCGAAACTTAGCGCGCAAAGAGCTCGCCTGGTTGCGCAGAGGGGCGCCCGCCCGAACCTCCAAACCCCGGTACCGGATCGAGGCGGCGGAGGCGCTGATCGCAAACGTGCCCGCCGCGCGTGACACCGTGGAATTGCTCGCATTTTCTAAACGCAGGCAGGGCAAGGTGGTGATCGAGCTAGAAGACGCCACCATAGAAACCCCCGACGGGCGCGAACTTGTGAGCGATCTTACGTGGCGGCTGGCCCCCGGGGAACGCATCGGATTGGTTGGCGTCAACGGCTCCGGCAAAACCACCCTGCTGCGCACCCTCGCCGGGGAACACCCCCTTGCGGCGGGCCGTCGCATCGAAGGCAAAACCGTAGTGTTGGGTTGGTTGCGCCAGGAGCTCGATGACCTTGACCCCGATATGAGGCTGCTGGAAGCCGTGGAATCGGTGGCTCATTATGTGCACTTTGGTAAGAAGGAACTATCCGCCTCCCAGCTCGCGGAACGCCTCGGTTTCTCCGCCAAACGCCAACGCACACCCGTGCGAGACCTGTCCGGTGGGGAGCGCCGCCGCCTGCAGCTCACCCGCGTGCTAATGGCCGAGCCAAATGTGCTATTGCTCGACGAACCCACCAATGACCTCGATATAGACACCCTGCAGGAATTGGAATCCCTATTGGATTCGTGGCCGGGCACGTTGGTTGTGATTTCCCATGACCGCTATCTGATCGAGCGCGTGTGCGACTCCACCTGGGCGCTGTTTGGGGACGGTAAACTGACCAACCTGCCGGGTGGGATCGATGAATACCTGCGCCGCCGCGCCGAGCTTTCTGGCGGCCAGCGGCGCGCCGTGGTAGATCTTGGGGGGCCCAAAGCTACGGAGGTGGTTGCGGTGCCGAAGGTGGATTCCGCGACGCGGCGGCGCTTGGAAAAAGAAATGAAGTCGCTGGAGCGCAAGATGGAAAAGCTCCGCGATCAGATCGCCGAATTGCACGAGCGCATGGCGGCCAACGCCACCGACGTTGCGGCCTTGACCGAACTTACTACCGAAAGCTCCCTGATCCGCGAAGATATCGAGGCTTACGAGCTGCAATGGATGGAGCTTGCGGAGCAATTGGAAAGCTAG
- a CDS encoding 4-(cytidine 5'-diphospho)-2-C-methyl-D-erythritol kinase: protein MVDFLEHVDAVAHGKVNLHLGVGDVRPDGYHELVSVFQSLSVHDEVSVTVVDTGVGGVSSLAVRGVGGGGGVPTDNTNLAWRAVDLVVGAYRDRGHRELPVVDVGIRKGIPVAGGMAGGSADAAAALLAAEAVLAPAYGGLGAAALRELACRLGSDVPFTLVGGTMLGTGRGEQLVPVLSRGTYHWVLALNSKGLSTPVVFSKLDQMRAERELPRAGGTERILAALARGDVAEVADALVNDLQAPATSLLPALRRTLDAGKRAGALAGIVSGSGPTCAFLCADAAAAAEVADALIDDGVTSAVTTATGPAAGAYIKG from the coding sequence GTGGTGGATTTTTTAGAACATGTGGACGCGGTGGCGCACGGGAAGGTGAATTTGCACCTCGGGGTTGGTGATGTCCGCCCCGATGGCTACCACGAATTGGTGAGCGTGTTCCAATCCTTATCGGTACACGATGAGGTTTCGGTCACCGTGGTGGATACCGGGGTCGGCGGGGTGTCCTCGCTGGCGGTGCGGGGGGTGGGTGGTGGCGGTGGGGTGCCCACCGATAATACGAACCTGGCTTGGCGGGCCGTGGATTTGGTGGTTGGCGCGTATCGGGACCGCGGGCATCGGGAGTTGCCGGTGGTGGATGTGGGCATCCGCAAAGGTATTCCCGTGGCTGGTGGGATGGCGGGTGGTTCCGCCGATGCGGCCGCAGCCTTGCTGGCGGCGGAGGCCGTGCTCGCTCCCGCATATGGCGGTTTGGGTGCGGCGGCGCTTCGCGAGCTCGCCTGCAGGTTGGGTTCGGATGTTCCGTTTACCCTGGTTGGCGGCACGATGCTGGGCACCGGCAGGGGCGAGCAATTGGTGCCGGTGCTGTCTCGGGGGACCTATCATTGGGTGCTGGCATTGAATTCCAAGGGATTGTCCACGCCGGTGGTGTTTAGCAAGCTCGATCAGATGCGCGCGGAACGCGAATTGCCGCGGGCGGGCGGCACGGAACGGATCCTGGCCGCATTGGCACGGGGCGATGTCGCGGAGGTTGCGGACGCCCTGGTGAACGATCTGCAGGCCCCCGCGACCAGCTTGCTTCCCGCCCTGCGGCGCACCTTGGATGCCGGGAAGCGTGCCGGTGCCTTGGCGGGGATCGTTTCCGGTTCCGGCCCGACGTGCGCCTTCCTGTGCGCCGATGCGGCGGCGGCCGCGGAGGTGGCCGACGCGCTGATCGATGATGGGGTAACTTCGGCTGTGACCACCGCCACTGGGCCCGCCGCGGGCGCATATATTAAGGGATAG
- a CDS encoding resuscitation-promoting factor translates to MKTSQQSALHRINSAHSVPLRVATGGMLATLLVSGGLAVIEKKDVNVDVNGENISLATMSETVGEALSKAGVEYSSDDLIQPKPDQKLRDGEQIVVRTAKPIALTIEGKTQTINSTALTVDELVKEIGDVTDADLLSFDRKKKIPSEGLKLGVTKPKIITVTDGDGARTYTNIAANTVGDVLKRRGVDLGKDDVVTPAVDTPVTVGMDIRVDRVHFEQVTENVPFEAPATYIDDANTFQGEEQVVTAATVGEKQITRNLRFVNGQRVGDHVVEEKELAPATPATIKRGTKPKPAAPSVAGDSVWDALAQCEAGGNWHINSGNGFSGGLQFTPSSWLAAGGGQYAPMAYQASREEQIAVASKLQQMQGWGAWPACTAKLGLR, encoded by the coding sequence GTGAAAACCTCTCAACAGTCGGCTTTGCACCGCATTAATTCGGCACACTCGGTACCGCTCCGCGTCGCCACCGGCGGTATGCTCGCTACCCTTCTGGTGAGTGGCGGGTTGGCCGTCATCGAAAAGAAGGACGTCAACGTCGATGTCAATGGTGAGAACATTTCACTTGCCACCATGTCGGAGACGGTTGGCGAGGCCCTGAGTAAGGCGGGCGTGGAGTACAGCTCCGACGACCTTATCCAGCCGAAGCCTGATCAAAAGCTGCGCGACGGCGAGCAGATCGTGGTGCGTACCGCGAAGCCCATTGCACTCACCATCGAAGGCAAAACCCAGACCATCAATTCCACCGCCCTCACGGTGGACGAGCTGGTCAAGGAAATCGGCGACGTCACGGACGCGGACCTGCTTTCCTTTGACCGGAAGAAGAAGATCCCTTCCGAGGGCCTGAAACTAGGCGTGACCAAGCCTAAGATCATTACCGTCACCGACGGCGATGGGGCCCGCACCTACACCAATATCGCCGCGAATACCGTCGGCGATGTGCTCAAGCGCCGCGGCGTGGATTTGGGCAAGGACGATGTGGTAACCCCGGCGGTAGACACCCCGGTCACCGTAGGAATGGATATCCGGGTCGACCGCGTCCACTTCGAACAAGTCACCGAAAACGTGCCGTTCGAGGCCCCCGCCACCTATATCGACGATGCCAATACCTTCCAGGGCGAGGAACAGGTTGTTACCGCCGCCACGGTGGGCGAAAAGCAAATCACCCGTAACCTGCGCTTTGTCAATGGCCAGCGGGTTGGTGACCATGTGGTGGAGGAGAAGGAGCTCGCACCGGCCACCCCAGCGACGATTAAGCGCGGTACCAAGCCGAAGCCGGCTGCCCCGAGCGTGGCGGGTGATTCCGTGTGGGATGCCCTCGCACAGTGTGAGGCGGGCGGCAATTGGCACATCAATAGCGGCAATGGTTTCTCCGGCGGTTTGCAATTTACTCCCAGCTCGTGGTTGGCCGCGGGCGGCGGGCAGTATGCGCCGATGGCCTACCAGGCTTCCCGCGAGGAGCAGATCGCCGTGGCTTCGAAGCTGCAGCAGATGCAGGGTTGGGGCGCGTGGCCGGCGTGTACCGCGAAGCTGGGCTTGCGTTAG
- a CDS encoding methylated-DNA--[protein]-cysteine S-methyltransferase: MTQVAYQIVDTPIGQLLLATTERGVVRVAFEGDGFAQVIEDLGERVGPCVAEPTAQLETAVREVSEYFAGQRREFEVPQDFSLSTGFRNTVQRYLSSIPYGSTQSYGDVARGVGNPKAVRAVGSACATNPLPIIVPCHRVVRSDGGLGGYGGGLSVKQTLLDLEQQ; the protein is encoded by the coding sequence ATGACACAGGTTGCCTACCAGATTGTGGATACCCCGATCGGGCAGCTGCTGCTTGCCACCACCGAGCGCGGGGTGGTTCGCGTCGCCTTTGAGGGCGATGGTTTTGCGCAGGTTATCGAAGATCTTGGTGAGCGGGTCGGGCCGTGCGTGGCGGAGCCGACCGCACAGCTCGAAACGGCGGTACGCGAAGTATCGGAATATTTTGCGGGCCAGCGGCGGGAGTTCGAGGTTCCGCAGGACTTTTCGCTTTCCACAGGGTTTCGTAACACGGTGCAGCGGTACCTTTCGAGCATTCCCTATGGCAGCACGCAGTCCTATGGTGACGTGGCCCGTGGGGTGGGAAACCCCAAGGCCGTGCGCGCGGTGGGAAGCGCCTGCGCCACGAATCCGCTGCCAATCATTGTGCCCTGCCATCGTGTGGTCCGTTCGGATGGAGGCCTGGGAGGCTACGGCGGTGGGCTGAGCGTGAAACA